The Hypanus sabinus isolate sHypSab1 chromosome 5, sHypSab1.hap1, whole genome shotgun sequence genome has a segment encoding these proteins:
- the LOC132394524 gene encoding CD48 antigen-like isoform X1 produces MNSMSRICRFSRLCKAPSMPWLALHLSLCVCIALPPGAEQEQMNGMIGSSVLLDPKVKADPSKQEIIWTFIARHRSPLTILHHIPDYGKWAEPSEQFRSRLQFIPSNGSLMINGLKVGDQGDYSFMAADRTLKIIQLFLFRPLSEDLIVINTIFIGSAIQLTCKVDGDPLEYQWWKNGVQVCCNDQMRDGNRTLLIQNDAWHESATYVCVAHNPVSSVRKDYILTRPGKLGFLRVPFHHLTLVDFRKQSVSIAAEMAKGGLEFLQLI; encoded by the exons TGTCACTGTGCGTGTGTATCGCACTCCCTCCTGGAG CCGAACAGGAACAGATGAATGGAATGATTGGTTCATCAGTGTTACTGGATCCTAAAGTCAAAGCTGATCCCAGCAAGCAGGAAATAATTTGGACGTTCATCGCCAGGCACAGAAGCCCGCTCACGATTTTGCATCACATCCCGGATTACGGGAAGTGGGCAGAGCCCAGTGAGCAGTTCAGGTCACGTTTACAATTTATTCCATCCAACGGCTCTCTGATGATAAATGGATTAAAGGTCGGGGACCAAGGAGATTACAGCTTCATGGCAGCTGATCGTACACTAAAAATAATACAGCTGTTCCTCTTCC GTCCTCTCTCAGAAGATCTGATTGTCATCAATACCATCTTCATCGGTTCTGCCATCCAGCTCACGTGTAAGGTGGATGGGGATCCTCTTGAGTATCAGTGGTGGAAAAATGGAGTCCAAGTCTGCTGTAATGACCAGATGAGAGATGGCAACAGGACTCTCCTGATCCAGAATGATGCATGGCACGAGAGTGCTACGTACGTGTGTGTGGCACACAATCCAGTCAGCTCCGTCAGGAAGGATTACATCCTGACAAGACCTGGTAAGCTCGGTTTTCTGAGGGTACCTTTTCACCATCTTACGTTGGTGGACTTTAGAAAACAATCGGTCAGCATTGCAGCCGAGATGGCCAAAGGAGGGCTGGAGTTCTTACAATTGATATGA
- the LOC132394524 gene encoding carcinoembryonic antigen-related cell adhesion molecule 1-like isoform X3, with amino-acid sequence MRNCGAEQEQMNGMIGSSVLLDPKVKADPSKQEIIWTFIARHRSPLTILHHIPDYGKWAEPSEQFRSRLQFIPSNGSLMINGLKVGDQGDYSFMAADRTLKIIQLFLFRPLSEDLIVINTIFIGSAIQLTCKVDGDPLEYQWWKNGVQVCCNDQMRDGNRTLLIQNDAWHESATYVCVAHNPVSSVRKDYILTRPGKLGFLRVPFHHLTLVDFRKQSVSIAAEMAKGGLEFLQLI; translated from the exons ATGAGAAACTGCGGAG CCGAACAGGAACAGATGAATGGAATGATTGGTTCATCAGTGTTACTGGATCCTAAAGTCAAAGCTGATCCCAGCAAGCAGGAAATAATTTGGACGTTCATCGCCAGGCACAGAAGCCCGCTCACGATTTTGCATCACATCCCGGATTACGGGAAGTGGGCAGAGCCCAGTGAGCAGTTCAGGTCACGTTTACAATTTATTCCATCCAACGGCTCTCTGATGATAAATGGATTAAAGGTCGGGGACCAAGGAGATTACAGCTTCATGGCAGCTGATCGTACACTAAAAATAATACAGCTGTTCCTCTTCC GTCCTCTCTCAGAAGATCTGATTGTCATCAATACCATCTTCATCGGTTCTGCCATCCAGCTCACGTGTAAGGTGGATGGGGATCCTCTTGAGTATCAGTGGTGGAAAAATGGAGTCCAAGTCTGCTGTAATGACCAGATGAGAGATGGCAACAGGACTCTCCTGATCCAGAATGATGCATGGCACGAGAGTGCTACGTACGTGTGTGTGGCACACAATCCAGTCAGCTCCGTCAGGAAGGATTACATCCTGACAAGACCTGGTAAGCTCGGTTTTCTGAGGGTACCTTTTCACCATCTTACGTTGGTGGACTTTAGAAAACAATCGGTCAGCATTGCAGCCGAGATGGCCAAAGGAGGGCTGGAGTTCTTACAATTGATATGA
- the LOC132394524 gene encoding carcinoembryonic antigen-related cell adhesion molecule 1-like isoform X5, with protein sequence MNGMIGSSVLLDPKVKADPSKQEIIWTFIARHRSPLTILHHIPDYGKWAEPSEQFRSRLQFIPSNGSLMINGLKVGDQGDYSFMAADRTLKIIQLFLFRPLSEDLIVINTIFIGSAIQLTCKVDGDPLEYQWWKNGVQVCCNDQMRDGNRTLLIQNDAWHESATYVCVAHNPVSSVRKDYILTRPGKLGFLRVPFHHLTLVDFRKQSVSIAAEMAKGGLEFLQLI encoded by the exons ATGAATGGAATGATTGGTTCATCAGTGTTACTGGATCCTAAAGTCAAAGCTGATCCCAGCAAGCAGGAAATAATTTGGACGTTCATCGCCAGGCACAGAAGCCCGCTCACGATTTTGCATCACATCCCGGATTACGGGAAGTGGGCAGAGCCCAGTGAGCAGTTCAGGTCACGTTTACAATTTATTCCATCCAACGGCTCTCTGATGATAAATGGATTAAAGGTCGGGGACCAAGGAGATTACAGCTTCATGGCAGCTGATCGTACACTAAAAATAATACAGCTGTTCCTCTTCC GTCCTCTCTCAGAAGATCTGATTGTCATCAATACCATCTTCATCGGTTCTGCCATCCAGCTCACGTGTAAGGTGGATGGGGATCCTCTTGAGTATCAGTGGTGGAAAAATGGAGTCCAAGTCTGCTGTAATGACCAGATGAGAGATGGCAACAGGACTCTCCTGATCCAGAATGATGCATGGCACGAGAGTGCTACGTACGTGTGTGTGGCACACAATCCAGTCAGCTCCGTCAGGAAGGATTACATCCTGACAAGACCTGGTAAGCTCGGTTTTCTGAGGGTACCTTTTCACCATCTTACGTTGGTGGACTTTAGAAAACAATCGGTCAGCATTGCAGCCGAGATGGCCAAAGGAGGGCTGGAGTTCTTACAATTGATATGA